In bacterium, the following are encoded in one genomic region:
- the rpmE gene encoding 50S ribosomal protein L31: MKIDIHPKYYPDAKITCACGHKFSIGGTKPELSVEICSQCHPFFTGKEKLIDTAGKVEKFKARLTKAAKAPKVEKKPRVKKQAK, encoded by the coding sequence ATGAAAATAGACATCCATCCGAAGTATTATCCAGACGCGAAAATAACGTGCGCGTGCGGACACAAGTTTTCCATCGGCGGAACGAAGCCGGAATTAAGCGTGGAAATTTGTTCGCAGTGCCATCCGTTCTTTACGGGAAAAGAGAAACTCATTGACACCGCCGGCAAAGTGGAAAAGTTTAAAGCACGTCTTACCAAAGCGGCCAAGGCGCCGAAAGTGGAAAAGAAGCCGAGAGTAAAGAAGCAGGCGAAGTAG
- a CDS encoding PCRF domain-containing protein — protein sequence MENIQKIILEVRAGAGGDEASIFAGELARMYQRYAAKRGWGFVPLDSSAGTLGGYKTFIGKMSGAGVYDALKQESGVHRIQRVPATEKAGRVHTSTASVIVLPEVEAKDVTLNMNDLEITFQRAGGPGGQNVNKVETAVRIVHKPTGISVFSRAERNQHANREAALDIIRAKLYEMQKEEEAKKLGASRHDLVGTGDRSEKIRTYNFPDDRITDHRFNAKVHNIEKVLNGDLDVLLEKIKKQKPVA from the coding sequence ATGGAAAACATCCAAAAAATTATATTAGAAGTCCGTGCCGGCGCCGGCGGCGACGAGGCATCCATTTTCGCCGGCGAGCTCGCGCGCATGTATCAACGCTATGCCGCGAAACGCGGCTGGGGTTTTGTGCCGCTGGACTCCAGTGCCGGAACGCTTGGCGGATACAAAACCTTCATCGGCAAGATGTCGGGCGCGGGCGTTTATGACGCCTTGAAACAGGAGTCCGGCGTGCACCGCATCCAGCGCGTGCCGGCAACAGAAAAAGCCGGAAGAGTACACACCTCCACCGCCTCAGTCATCGTACTTCCTGAGGTAGAGGCAAAGGACGTGACGCTGAACATGAACGACTTAGAAATCACCTTCCAGCGCGCCGGCGGTCCGGGCGGACAAAACGTGAACAAAGTGGAAACCGCGGTACGCATTGTCCACAAACCCACCGGTATTTCCGTATTCTCACGCGCCGAGCGCAACCAACATGCCAACAGAGAAGCGGCTTTGGATATCATCCGCGCGAAACTCTACGAAATGCAAAAGGAGGAGGAAGCGAAAAAACTCGGGGCCTCCCGCCACGACCTTGTCGGCACCGGCGACCGCTCGGAAAAAATACGCACCTACAACTTCCCCGACGACCGCATCACCGACCACCGCTTCAATGCGAAAGTACACAACATTGAAAAAGTCCTGAACGGCGACCTCGACGTCTTACTCGAAAAGATAAAGAAACAAAAACCGGTCGCCTAA